A genomic region of Novipirellula aureliae contains the following coding sequences:
- the xseB gene encoding exodeoxyribonuclease VII small subunit encodes MAKKKKSTTSNDGSGNRDSGLHPESKEPTDSEVPIDFETALGEVEQIVRDLERGELGLSDSLTQYEVGIKRLNQCQSLLTAAQQKVMVLSGVDADGNPIANDFDDSSSAEEPQKAGRQSRDAAKTSKAKRRQISTEKEDESDDDDSLGLF; translated from the coding sequence ATGGCAAAAAAGAAGAAGTCTACGACGAGTAATGATGGTTCTGGTAATCGCGACAGCGGCCTGCATCCAGAGAGCAAAGAACCCACCGATTCAGAAGTACCGATCGATTTTGAAACCGCTCTCGGAGAGGTCGAGCAAATCGTCCGCGATCTCGAACGAGGTGAACTTGGCCTGAGCGATTCGTTGACCCAATACGAAGTGGGGATTAAACGACTGAATCAATGCCAATCCTTACTGACGGCGGCTCAGCAGAAGGTGATGGTCTTGTCAGGTGTGGATGCAGACGGCAACCCCATCGCCAACGATTTTGATGACTCATCATCTGCGGAAGAACCCCAAAAGGCTGGCCGCCAAAGCCGCGATGCAGCCAAGACAAGCAAAGCGAAACGGCGACAAATTAGCACCGAAAAAGAGGATGAGTCTGACGACGATGATTCATTGGGATTGTTTTGA
- a CDS encoding polyprenyl synthetase family protein, producing the protein MTEQIGIEDFLPSIEEALKEACCFEQGCPSRLAEAIRYALLAPGKRLRPGLVLMATEACGGRRDDAMPAAVAIEMIHAYSLVHDDLPAMDDDDLRRGRPTVHVAFDEPTAILVGDALQAEAFSHLVRCNTSVDRIPRVFEAIRVLSVAAGPGHLVGGQYDDLVADGSIDSVASAAPLESSPLESSPSESSKLEKLKSIHRRKTGALFSAALDLGAIFAGAKAEQRSALGRYARDLGLAFQIVDDLLDFTADEKTMGKRVGKDVQRGKLTYPGLLGLPAARDKASRLIQSARQHVGVFGSSGWRLTMLADYVLKRSV; encoded by the coding sequence ATGACCGAACAGATTGGAATCGAAGACTTCCTACCCTCGATTGAAGAGGCACTAAAGGAAGCTTGTTGTTTCGAGCAAGGATGCCCCTCTCGATTGGCAGAGGCAATCCGCTACGCGCTGCTGGCGCCCGGCAAACGACTTCGCCCCGGCTTGGTTCTTATGGCCACGGAAGCCTGCGGTGGTCGTCGAGACGATGCGATGCCCGCAGCTGTAGCGATCGAAATGATCCATGCGTATTCGCTAGTCCATGACGATTTACCGGCAATGGATGATGATGATCTTCGCCGTGGGCGACCGACCGTCCATGTTGCCTTTGATGAACCAACAGCCATCTTGGTTGGCGATGCACTTCAAGCCGAAGCGTTTTCGCATTTGGTGCGGTGCAATACCAGCGTCGATCGCATCCCCCGCGTCTTTGAAGCGATCCGCGTTCTCTCGGTGGCTGCTGGGCCAGGTCACCTGGTGGGAGGCCAATACGACGACTTGGTCGCCGATGGATCGATCGACTCCGTCGCGAGCGCTGCCCCTTTAGAAAGCAGCCCCTTAGAAAGCAGCCCGTCCGAATCGTCAAAGTTGGAAAAATTGAAAAGCATCCATCGGCGAAAAACCGGGGCGTTGTTTTCCGCTGCTCTCGACCTAGGAGCGATTTTTGCCGGTGCCAAAGCCGAACAACGCAGCGCCCTCGGCCGTTATGCTCGTGATCTCGGTTTGGCATTTCAGATTGTTGATGACTTGCTAGACTTTACCGCCGACGAAAAAACGATGGGAAAACGGGTTGGTAAAGACGTCCAACGAGGTAAACTAACGTACCCTGGCCTGCTCGGTTTGCCCGCAGCACGCGATAAAGCGAGTCGGCTGATCCAATCCGCTCGCCAGCACGTCGGTGTTTTCGGAAGCTCGGGATGGCGGTTAACGATGTTAGCGGACTACGTTCTCAAACGGTCTGTCTAA
- the dxs gene encoding 1-deoxy-D-xylulose-5-phosphate synthase has translation MNNDEDAVSGNSKEDSKEKKHPLLEGLVDAQALRTMSRSDLTALAAEIRDVLCNLLATRTAHFASNLGVIELCIALHCEFDFQKDHLIWDTGHQVYPHKLVTGRYHEFPSIRTRGGLMGYPNPSESVYDLFMTGHAGASISTAVGLRSGDLLTGHSDRRTVAVIGDGAFPSGMVFEALNNAGELEDDLTIILNDNKMSICPRVGAVATYLDRLRSNPYYTGLKTEVVRLLEHVPMFGDPTERLLAQMKEGVKAGLLGGMLFEELNIRYVGPIDGHDIPLLRKYMAMVREMKGPVLLHVVTEKGHGYKPAAEDPVFFHTPPAFRVEQAEDAATPSSGCPPFTLHARNAIAKKMAEDDRVTIITAAMCQGNKLEPIREQFPDRFFDVGICESHAVAFAAGQCKMGLRPIVDIYSTFLQRSYDQIFQEVTLQDLPVVFMLDRAGLTGPDGPTHHGLFDIGYLRVFPNIVIMAPGYASEVERMLDAALAYDHPVAIRYPKASALELDRNIEPVEIGKSERIREGIDGTIIAFGSMLDQALAAAEILDGDLDVGVVNARFAKPIDLDMVHSSIEAGKFVITVEEHTKMGGFGSAFVESAVERRLDTRQVHCLAIDDRYIDHGDRDELLAEQGLGAKQIVARCREAAGLVASYST, from the coding sequence ATGAACAACGATGAAGACGCGGTTTCCGGGAATTCCAAGGAGGATTCCAAGGAAAAAAAGCATCCCCTCCTCGAAGGTCTCGTGGACGCTCAAGCCCTGAGGACGATGTCTCGGTCGGATCTAACCGCCCTGGCTGCCGAAATACGAGATGTTCTGTGCAACCTGTTGGCAACCCGGACCGCCCACTTTGCTTCGAATTTAGGGGTCATCGAACTTTGCATCGCGTTGCACTGTGAATTCGACTTTCAGAAGGATCATTTGATTTGGGATACCGGCCATCAGGTTTATCCACACAAATTGGTGACAGGCCGCTACCATGAGTTTCCATCGATCCGAACCCGCGGCGGGTTGATGGGATATCCCAATCCGTCAGAGAGCGTCTACGATCTGTTCATGACCGGACATGCCGGCGCGAGTATTTCAACGGCGGTGGGGCTTCGCAGTGGCGATCTGCTAACCGGGCACTCCGATCGACGTACCGTTGCCGTGATCGGTGATGGAGCCTTCCCTAGCGGGATGGTTTTCGAGGCACTCAACAACGCAGGCGAACTCGAGGACGATTTGACCATCATCCTCAACGATAACAAAATGTCCATTTGTCCCCGCGTCGGGGCGGTCGCGACTTATTTGGACCGTTTGCGTTCCAATCCTTATTACACTGGCTTGAAGACCGAGGTCGTGCGGTTGCTCGAACATGTGCCAATGTTCGGCGATCCAACGGAACGATTATTGGCACAGATGAAAGAAGGGGTCAAAGCGGGATTGTTAGGCGGTATGTTGTTTGAGGAGTTAAATATCCGATACGTCGGTCCGATCGACGGTCATGATATTCCGCTGTTGCGAAAATACATGGCAATGGTTCGCGAGATGAAGGGCCCCGTGCTACTACATGTTGTGACCGAAAAGGGACACGGCTACAAACCGGCCGCCGAAGATCCCGTTTTCTTTCATACCCCGCCCGCCTTTCGAGTCGAGCAAGCCGAGGACGCGGCCACGCCTAGTTCCGGTTGCCCTCCATTTACACTGCACGCTCGCAATGCAATCGCCAAGAAGATGGCAGAAGACGATCGCGTGACAATCATCACCGCTGCGATGTGCCAAGGGAACAAGCTTGAGCCAATTCGTGAGCAATTTCCTGATCGCTTTTTTGACGTCGGCATTTGTGAATCACACGCCGTCGCCTTCGCTGCCGGTCAATGCAAGATGGGACTGCGGCCAATTGTCGATATCTATAGCACGTTTTTGCAACGCAGTTATGATCAGATTTTTCAAGAGGTAACGCTGCAAGATTTACCGGTCGTCTTCATGCTCGATCGGGCCGGGTTGACGGGCCCCGACGGGCCAACCCACCATGGACTCTTTGACATCGGCTATCTGCGAGTGTTTCCCAACATCGTCATCATGGCTCCGGGATACGCTTCCGAAGTAGAGCGAATGCTCGATGCGGCACTCGCTTATGATCATCCCGTAGCGATTCGCTATCCCAAGGCATCCGCGTTAGAGCTCGACCGAAACATCGAGCCGGTGGAGATTGGAAAGAGCGAGCGGATTCGTGAGGGCATTGATGGTACCATCATCGCCTTTGGGTCGATGTTGGACCAAGCGTTGGCGGCTGCGGAAATACTCGATGGTGATTTGGATGTGGGAGTCGTAAACGCGAGGTTCGCCAAACCAATCGATCTCGACATGGTCCACTCGAGTATCGAAGCGGGTAAATTTGTCATCACGGTCGAAGAGCATACAAAGATGGGAGGTTTCGGTTCGGCATTCGTCGAATCCGCGGTCGAACGACGACTCGATACTCGACAAGTACACTGCTTGGCAATCGATGACCGTTATATTGACCATGGAGATCGTGATGAGCTTTTAGCCGAACAGGGCTTAGGTGCAAAACAGATCGTGGCAAGATGCCGAGAAGCCGCCGGTTTGGTTGCAAGCTACTCAACGTAA
- a CDS encoding NAD(+)/NADH kinase: MPSRNTVKWCHNGDRPSVVILGAPGRQRVQAQYRRLRPLIAEKADIAGEDLAYHYDFASHDQSDGNAALDLVIVLGGDGSILQAAREMGTHQFPVLGVNCGRLGFLAAISPDDFLHAWPDVIRGEFDIVEHLMIHISVLRAGEKIADQLALNEIAIMRGAPYSILDIDLYADGHLATRYRCDGLILATPVGSTAHNLSAGGPIIRRNMQAIVISPISPHTLTYRPVVDSADTVFELSVTEPYDTTSVVVDGRILSPLLPGDRVRVERAVPTFKMLSVPGQDDYRTLREKLGWGGSVKTIS; encoded by the coding sequence ATGCCCTCACGCAATACGGTTAAATGGTGCCATAACGGCGATCGCCCAAGCGTTGTTATTCTTGGCGCCCCCGGACGTCAACGCGTGCAGGCTCAATACAGGCGATTACGGCCATTGATTGCCGAGAAAGCCGACATTGCTGGCGAGGATTTAGCCTACCATTATGACTTCGCAAGTCACGACCAAAGTGATGGCAACGCTGCTTTGGATCTCGTTATCGTCCTCGGAGGCGATGGTTCGATCTTGCAAGCGGCTCGGGAAATGGGAACGCATCAATTCCCCGTGCTTGGCGTCAATTGCGGACGACTCGGATTTTTAGCGGCTATTTCACCCGATGATTTCCTGCACGCGTGGCCCGATGTGATTCGCGGCGAGTTCGATATTGTTGAACATCTGATGATTCACATTTCCGTTCTGCGAGCTGGAGAAAAAATCGCAGATCAATTGGCGCTCAACGAAATCGCGATCATGCGCGGTGCTCCCTACTCGATTTTGGATATCGACCTTTACGCGGATGGCCATCTGGCGACCCGGTATCGCTGCGACGGATTGATATTGGCGACGCCCGTTGGTTCCACTGCACACAACTTGTCGGCGGGCGGACCGATCATCCGACGCAACATGCAAGCGATTGTGATTTCGCCCATCAGCCCCCACACGCTGACCTATCGCCCCGTCGTCGATTCCGCCGATACCGTGTTTGAACTGTCGGTAACCGAACCGTACGATACCACCAGCGTCGTCGTCGATGGGCGAATCTTGAGTCCGCTGCTGCCCGGTGATCGAGTTCGCGTCGAACGCGCGGTGCCAACGTTCAAAATGTTGTCAGTGCCCGGGCAAGATGATTATCGAACGCTCCGAGAAAAACTGGGATGGGGGGGCTCCGTGAAGACGATCTCCTGA
- a CDS encoding fatty acid desaturase family protein, whose protein sequence is MPDQTTDNEHEATIIRKSELDSMTPPSSSVEPVGAGSSEPTTPATFLVQNAADYRSVFWLLLAISLVAIQYSDPTWVKYLSPISCYLAISLGTVSHNHNHKATFKSKRLNNLFGHALTIFYGYPTLMWVPTHNLNHHKFVNRPGDATATWRYTNKHNLWVAVTYPFVSGYFQSIPIRNYIDRVKKKKPKLYARIRFQYAIWIGSYILLGILAAVLYHNQQTGLGFYVWFFSVILPAILSSTVIMFFNFIQHVHTDAWSDHDHSRNFVGSWFNFLFFNNGYHTIHHDHPAMHWSELPAAHALIADSIEPKLNEKNLLWFLLRQYILSPLVPKLGTKQIGQLPSADPMAENASKASSR, encoded by the coding sequence GTGCCAGACCAAACAACCGACAACGAGCATGAAGCGACGATCATTCGAAAATCTGAGCTCGATTCTATGACGCCTCCTTCATCAAGCGTCGAACCGGTTGGCGCAGGCAGTAGCGAGCCAACCACACCAGCGACCTTTCTGGTTCAAAATGCTGCCGATTATCGATCCGTCTTTTGGTTGCTGCTTGCAATCAGCTTGGTTGCGATCCAATACAGCGATCCCACATGGGTCAAGTACTTGTCCCCAATCAGCTGCTACTTGGCGATTTCTCTCGGTACCGTTTCGCATAACCACAATCACAAAGCGACGTTCAAAAGCAAACGGTTAAACAATTTGTTCGGACACGCGCTAACCATCTTTTATGGCTATCCGACGTTGATGTGGGTGCCAACGCACAATCTAAACCATCACAAATTTGTCAATCGCCCTGGCGACGCCACCGCGACTTGGCGATACACCAACAAACACAATTTGTGGGTCGCGGTGACTTATCCCTTCGTGTCAGGATACTTTCAAAGTATTCCCATCCGAAACTACATCGACCGTGTGAAGAAAAAGAAACCAAAACTGTACGCTCGGATTCGCTTCCAATATGCGATCTGGATCGGTTCGTATATCTTGCTCGGCATCTTGGCAGCCGTGTTGTACCACAACCAACAAACCGGCTTAGGGTTCTACGTTTGGTTTTTCTCGGTCATCTTGCCAGCGATTTTGTCGAGTACCGTGATCATGTTTTTCAACTTTATTCAGCATGTTCACACGGACGCTTGGAGCGACCATGACCACTCCAGAAATTTCGTGGGGTCGTGGTTTAATTTTCTGTTTTTCAACAATGGCTATCACACCATCCACCACGATCACCCAGCGATGCATTGGAGTGAACTGCCAGCTGCCCACGCCCTGATTGCCGACTCGATCGAACCTAAGTTGAACGAAAAGAACTTATTGTGGTTTTTGCTGCGACAATACATTTTATCGCCACTCGTCCCCAAGCTTGGAACAAAGCAAATCGGCCAGCTCCCCAGCGCGGATCCAATGGCCGAAAATGCCAGCAAGGCAAGCAGCCGATAA